The following nucleotide sequence is from candidate division WOR-3 bacterium.
ATTTCTCCCTCTTTCCCGAGTCCTTTAACATCTTTCAAAAGTATTACTTTCATAACTTTTAAATCACATACTCCTTAACAAACGGTAAAAGTGCCATCTGTCTTGCTCTTTTTATTGCAAGGGCAAGCTTCCTCTGATGGTATGCACAGAGCTTTGTCTGTCTTATTGTCATTATCTTACCTCTTGGAGTAAGATAATTTTTCAAAGTTTCAACATCTTTGTAATCTATTATTCCTATTCCTTCTTTACAAAACCTGCATTTTTTTGATTTCATATTTTTCCTCCTTTTAAAAAGGTAAATCGTCCTCAGGTGGTATCTCCTCAGGTGGTAATTCTTCTTCAGGTGCAACAGATATCTCTTCTGTCTTTTCCTTTTCTAAAAA
It contains:
- the rpsR gene encoding 30S ribosomal protein S18, with protein sequence MKSKKCRFCKEGIGIIDYKDVETLKNYLTPRGKIMTIRQTKLCAYHQRKLALAIKRARQMALLPFVKEYVI